In Chitinophaga sp. HK235, a single window of DNA contains:
- a CDS encoding SusC/RagA family TonB-linked outer membrane protein: MKKSQLWMKICCLLLVVSLSPWWAQAQTSSRVIKGKVVDATSGEALPGVSVYASNKTIGTTTGSENIIENISIGAITDEKGDFSLKLPDSLSVKQLTIGFMGYETKLLTLNSSNHYKVALSSAGKNLNEFVFTGYQTVKKNKSTGAIDKISMDKIEVGGVMSVEQMLQGQLSGVAITPQSGAPGQAAKIRIRGTSSLQGTQDPLWVIDGLPVEGTNLPTADDAKSIDQLYTSSIAGYSPSDIESITVLKDAAATAIYGARAANGVIVITTKSGKKGERLSVNYRNNFTFTQKPDLGRLNLMNSDQKVNLELDLFTSDFTYHDNNGEVSRILHKYNVTPEDLSTKGLDGINAAARNEINALRGINTNWNDLIFRSAFTQEHAISVSGGGDKATYYFSGGYYDEKGATIGTSANRYNITLKTDYDLTDKLKFSAGIFANQRQQSSFNPNQAGNTNPVQYSRLANPYTPVYDNKGNYVYDRNIGGDRNVVDFNLLEERKNTSNMLKTQSVNTNFKLDYEVIPRLHVSSQLGIQSDITNGEQIALEDTYYKRLLADQNMRFDPASGMQKTIIPKGGVIKNNNRNMQQYTLKTMAEYSFNLHKNHDFNFMVGNEVRRVKDINANTTRYGYDPKTLTTIPIKFQNDNDINELYTKKNTNSYVENAFVSFFGTGSYTYRNRYTLGGSIRFDGSDLFGVDPKYKYLPLWSVSGLWRVMEEPFMQNVRFINMLNVRASYGLQGNVDKNTSPFVKGTYYNVPILPGDPLQIIGVETPPNAKLRWEKTINKNIGIDISILKNRVSITADYYDRHGKDLINTYALPLETGFEEMMINWAEMRNSGVELSLSTRNIIRKDFRWTTDFNFSYNKNKVLRETLRGNSKFPSREGSPASTIWGIDYAGLNEHGMIMVNYQGKTQTLSELLKLKDDFAGDPDLGGLFPYSELTSDQQRALFRNMGTSDPLYTGGLNNNFTYKQFDLSVGLLFNLGQKVKVQPPYHPIVFDRGANAPTAILDRWTPSNPNGQSPPLFGSGPQTSEELRLLGHWLEDNYYQYASLGMWVRDGGYVRVRNITLGYRLPEDVCNRIRLKGLKVTAEARNPFVFARNYDGYMDPETMGNIYAQPIPKTFTIGLNATF; the protein is encoded by the coding sequence ATGAAAAAAAGTCAATTGTGGATGAAGATATGCTGCCTGCTCCTGGTTGTCAGCCTTTCTCCCTGGTGGGCCCAGGCACAAACCAGCTCGCGCGTCATTAAGGGGAAAGTAGTGGACGCCACTTCCGGTGAAGCATTACCAGGCGTGTCTGTATACGCCAGCAATAAAACCATCGGTACTACTACCGGTTCGGAAAACATTATCGAAAATATCAGCATCGGCGCTATCACCGATGAAAAGGGCGATTTCTCCCTGAAGCTGCCGGATTCGCTTTCCGTAAAACAACTGACCATCGGTTTCATGGGTTATGAAACCAAGCTGCTGACACTCAATTCCAGCAACCATTACAAGGTAGCACTGTCATCAGCTGGCAAAAACCTGAACGAATTTGTGTTCACCGGTTATCAGACTGTCAAAAAGAATAAATCTACCGGTGCTATCGACAAGATCAGCATGGATAAGATAGAGGTAGGAGGTGTGATGAGCGTGGAGCAGATGCTGCAAGGACAGTTGTCCGGGGTGGCGATCACACCACAGTCCGGTGCTCCTGGCCAGGCCGCCAAGATCCGCATCCGTGGTACTTCTTCCCTGCAAGGCACTCAGGACCCGCTGTGGGTAATTGACGGGCTGCCTGTAGAAGGTACCAACCTGCCTACCGCAGATGATGCCAAATCCATCGATCAGCTGTACACTTCTTCTATCGCAGGTTACAGCCCTTCTGATATCGAAAGCATCACTGTACTGAAAGATGCTGCCGCCACTGCTATCTATGGTGCGCGTGCTGCCAACGGTGTGATTGTGATCACTACTAAATCCGGTAAAAAAGGTGAGCGTTTGTCTGTCAACTACCGCAACAACTTCACCTTTACACAGAAACCAGACCTGGGCCGCCTTAATCTGATGAACAGCGACCAGAAGGTAAACCTGGAACTGGACCTGTTTACTTCTGATTTCACCTATCATGATAACAATGGTGAGGTATCCCGTATCCTCCACAAGTACAATGTTACACCGGAAGACCTCTCCACAAAAGGACTGGATGGCATCAATGCTGCTGCCCGTAATGAAATCAATGCGCTCAGAGGTATTAATACCAACTGGAATGACCTGATCTTCCGCAGTGCCTTCACCCAGGAACATGCAATCAGTGTTTCCGGAGGTGGTGATAAAGCTACCTATTATTTCAGCGGTGGTTATTATGACGAAAAAGGTGCTACCATTGGTACCAGCGCTAATCGTTATAACATCACCCTGAAAACCGACTATGACCTGACGGACAAACTGAAGTTCTCTGCCGGTATCTTTGCTAATCAGCGTCAGCAAAGTTCCTTCAATCCTAACCAAGCCGGTAATACCAACCCGGTACAGTATTCCCGTCTGGCTAATCCTTACACGCCTGTGTATGATAACAAAGGAAATTATGTATACGACAGAAACATTGGCGGCGATAGAAATGTTGTAGATTTCAACCTGCTGGAAGAACGTAAAAATACCAGCAATATGCTGAAAACCCAGTCTGTAAATACCAACTTCAAACTGGACTATGAAGTGATTCCCCGCCTGCACGTGAGTTCTCAACTGGGTATACAGTCAGATATCACCAACGGTGAACAGATAGCTCTCGAAGATACCTACTATAAAAGATTGCTGGCCGATCAGAACATGCGTTTTGATCCAGCCTCCGGTATGCAGAAAACCATTATCCCTAAAGGCGGTGTGATTAAAAATAACAACCGCAACATGCAGCAGTATACCCTCAAAACCATGGCGGAATACAGTTTCAACCTGCATAAAAACCATGACTTCAATTTTATGGTGGGTAATGAGGTGAGAAGAGTGAAAGATATAAATGCTAATACCACTCGTTATGGTTATGATCCTAAGACACTGACCACCATTCCGATCAAATTCCAGAATGATAACGATATCAATGAACTGTATACCAAGAAGAATACTAACAGCTATGTGGAAAATGCATTCGTATCTTTCTTTGGTACTGGTAGCTATACCTACCGCAACCGTTATACTTTAGGAGGTAGCATTCGTTTTGATGGCTCTGACCTGTTTGGCGTGGATCCCAAATACAAATACCTGCCTTTATGGTCTGTGAGCGGATTATGGCGTGTGATGGAAGAGCCTTTCATGCAGAATGTTCGTTTCATCAATATGCTGAATGTGCGTGCTTCTTATGGTTTGCAGGGTAATGTGGATAAAAACACTTCTCCTTTCGTAAAGGGTACTTATTACAACGTACCGATCCTGCCGGGAGACCCATTGCAGATCATCGGAGTAGAAACACCGCCGAATGCCAAACTGAGATGGGAAAAAACCATCAACAAAAACATCGGTATCGATATCAGTATCCTGAAAAACAGGGTAAGCATCACTGCTGATTATTATGATCGTCATGGTAAAGATCTGATCAACACATATGCGTTACCATTGGAAACCGGTTTTGAGGAAATGATGATCAACTGGGCAGAGATGCGTAACAGTGGTGTGGAGCTGAGCCTCAGCACCCGTAACATCATCCGCAAGGATTTCCGCTGGACAACAGACTTCAACTTCTCTTACAATAAAAACAAAGTACTACGGGAGACCCTGCGAGGCAACTCCAAGTTTCCGTCCAGAGAGGGCAGCCCTGCCAGTACTATCTGGGGTATTGATTATGCCGGTTTGAATGAACATGGTATGATCATGGTGAATTACCAGGGTAAAACACAGACATTGTCTGAGTTGCTTAAACTGAAGGATGATTTTGCCGGAGATCCTGACCTGGGTGGTTTGTTCCCATACTCTGAGCTGACCAGCGATCAGCAGCGTGCGTTGTTCCGCAACATGGGCACCTCCGATCCGCTTTACACCGGTGGTCTGAACAACAACTTTACCTATAAGCAGTTTGACCTGTCTGTAGGTCTGTTGTTCAACTTAGGCCAGAAGGTGAAGGTACAGCCTCCTTATCATCCGATCGTCTTTGACCGTGGTGCCAACGCGCCTACTGCCATCCTGGACCGCTGGACTCCGTCCAACCCGAATGGACAGTCGCCGCCACTGTTTGGCAGTGGTCCCCAGACCAGTGAAGAACTCAGATTACTGGGCCACTGGCTGGAAGACAACTATTATCAGTACGCCTCCCTGGGAATGTGGGTGAGAGACGGTGGTTATGTGCGTGTACGTAACATCACCCTGGGTTATCGTCTGCCGGAAGATGTTTGCAACCGTATCCGTCTGAAAGGCCTGAAGGTGACTGCTGAAGCGCGTAACCCATTTGTGTTTGCCCGCAACTATGATGGTTATATGGACCCGGAGACCATGGGTAACATCTATGCACAGCCTATTCCTAAAACATTCACCATCGGCCTGAATGCCACTTTCTAA